In Oryza brachyantha chromosome 1, ObraRS2, whole genome shotgun sequence, the following are encoded in one genomic region:
- the LOC102717304 gene encoding G-type lectin S-receptor-like serine/threonine-protein kinase At2g19130, producing the protein MATDGDSEQVRRVRSPSHRGIMAQPAPLALLVLLLLLAGGSEFLAAAASTDTIVPGKGMPGNQTLVSKNGEFELGFFTPGSGIHYFLGVRLRNMGEYSPTFWIGDRVGVINLPGVALEIFGDKLYIKEDGVSLWWSSVAGNGSSSSGAAAAAAVLLDNGDLVVRDQGNPSRVLWRSFDSPGDSLLPGGRLGLDAATGANVSLTFQAYSHNGSLRVDASRRNGFVSLPLSCEANGQTEHDDSFAILDKLQGLPYSPQDEAVTTDEDCRAACLNKCYCIAYSTESGCKLWYHNLYNLSSADKPPYSKIYVRLGSKLRSSRGLTTRWIVLLVVGSLAVASAMLALVLLCRYRRELCVSSKFEVEGSLIVYSYAQIRKATGNFSDKLGEGGFGSVFRGTLPGSATAVAVKNLKAVGQAEKQFRTEVQTVGMIRHTNLVRLLGFCVNRNRMLLVYEYMSNGSLDAHIFSEKSSLLSWPVRYQIAIGIARGLAYLHEECEDCIIHCDIKPENILLDGEFCPKIADFGMAKLLGREFNSALTTVRGTMGYLAPEWIYGQPITKKADVYSFGIVLFEIISGRRSTERMKFGSHRYFPTYAAVQVNEGDVLCLLDSRLEGNADVKELDITCRVACWCIQDEENDRPSMGQVVRMLEGVVDMEMPPIPASFQNLVEGEDSGLYSEESWHLRTQD; encoded by the exons GAACGGGGAGTTCGAGCTGGGGTTCTTCACCCCGGGCTCCGGCATCCACTACTTCCTCGGCGTCCGGCTTAGGAACATGGGGGAGTACAGCCCCACGTTCTGGATCGGGGATAGGGTCGGCGTCATCAACCTCCCCGGCGTGGCGCTGGAGATCTTCGGCGACAAGCTGTACATCAAGGAGGACGGTGTCAGCCTCTGGTGGTCGAGCGTCGCCGGGaacggctcctcctcctcgggcgccgccgccgccgccgccgttcttcTCGACAACGGCGACCTGGTGGTGAGGGACCAGGGGAACCCCTCCCGTGTCCTGTGGCGGAGCTTCGACAGCCCCGGCGACTCGCTGCTCCCCGGCGGGAGGCTCGGGCTCGACGCGGCCACCGGGGCGAACGTCTCGCTCACATTCCAAGCCTACTCCCACAACGGCAGCCTCCGGGTCGACGCGAGCCGGAGGAACGGCTTCGT GTCTCTCCCCCTGAGCTGCGAGGCCAACGGTCAGACCGAGCACGACGACTCCTTCGCCATTCTCGACAAGCTGCAAGGGCTCCCTTACAGTCCTCAGGATGAGGCAGTGACCACTGACGAAGATTGCAGAGCTGCTTGCCTGAACAAATGCTACTGCATAGCATACTCAACTGAATCTGGATGCAAGCTATGGTATCACAACCTGTACAATCTGAGCTCAGCTGACAAACCTCCATACAGCAAGATCTATGTCCGTTTGGGTTCCAAGCTCAGGAGCAGCAGGGGATTGACCACAAGATGGATTGTGCTCTTGGTGGTTGGATCATTAGCTGTAGCCTCTGCAATGTTGGCATTGGTGCTTCTGTGCAGATACAGGAGAGAATTGTGTGTTTCCAGTAAGTTTGAAGTGGAAGGTTCTCTCATTGTCTACTCTTATGCACAGATCAGGAAGGCTACGGGGAATTTCTCCGACAAACTCGGCGAGGGAGGTTTCGGAAGCGTTTTCAGGGGGACATTGCCTGGATCAGCCACTGCTGTTGCTGTGAAGAATCTGAAAGCCGTTGGGCAAGCAGAGAAGCAGTTCAGAACAGAAGTACAAACGGTTGGAATGATCCGACACACTAATCTCGTCCGCCTGTTGGGATTTTGTGTCAACAGGAACAGGATGTTGCTGGTCTATGAGTATATGTCAAATGGATCTTTGGATGCTCatattttttcagaaaaatctAGCCTGTTGAGTTGGCCAGTTCGATACCAAATTGCGATTGGTATCGCAAGGGGTCTAGCCTATCTACATGAAGAATGTGAGGACTGCATCATACATTGTGACATTAAACCTGAAAACATACTACTTGATGGGGAGTTCTGCCCCAAAATTGCAGATTTTGGTATGGCAAAGCTTCTTGGACGAGAATTTAACTCTGCATTAACCACCGTGCGAGGGACGATGGGTTATCTTGCACCAGAATGGATATATGGGCAGCCCATTACCAAAAAGGCAGATGTTTATAGCTTTGGCATTGTGCTCTTTGAAATAATCTCAGGGAGAAGAAGTACTGAGAGAATGAAATTCGGGAGCCATCGTTATTTTCCTACTTATGCAGCAGTACAAGTGAATGAAGGCGATGTTTTGTGCTTGCTGGATAGCAGGCTTGAAGGAAATGCTGATGTGAAGGAGCTTGACATTACCTGTAGAGTCGCCTGTTGGTGCATCCAGGATGAAGAGAATGACAGGCCGTCGATGGGGCAAGTCGTTCGCATGTTGGAAGGCGTTGTCGACATGGAGATGCCTCCAATTCCAGCTTCATTTCAGAACCTTGTAGAGGGTGAGGACAGTGGTCTATACTCTGAAGAAAGCTGGCATTTGAGGACCCAAGATTAG